The Allocoprobacillus halotolerans nucleotide sequence CTATTTTATTAACGCATGGTCATTTTGATCATATTGGAGCTGTAGATTATCTATATGATAGATTTCATTGTCCAATTTATACTCAAAAGGAATCTTTTGAAATTATCCAACAGCCTCAAATGAACCTTTCTGCCATGATGGGAGAACCTTTTGTTCTTAAGTCACCTATTATGGCGTCACAACCAACAATGCAGATTGCTGGTATGACAATTCAATGGTTGTTGTTAGAAGGACATTGCTATGGAAGCAGTATGATTTATGTTCCTCAAGAAAATGCATTATTTAGTGGCGATGTTTTATTTGCTGGATCAATTGGACGTTATGATTTTCCGACATCATCCCATTTGACTACAAAAGAAAGTTTAAAAAAGATTAAAACATTACAATTTGATGCGCGTTTATTACCGGGACATGGTGTGGAAAGTTCTTTAAAATATGAACAAATGCATAACCCATTTTTAAGATCATAAAAAAATATGATCTTTTTTTGTTAAAAAAAGAAAAATTGAAAAATAATGCGTATATATATAATAGGAGGGTTATTATGAACGAATTATTTGAGAAGATGATTTATCGTGCGCTCAATCAAAATGCAACTGATATTCACATGTTATTAAAAGAAGATTTGAAAATTCAATTTCGTATTTTTGGTGTATTAAAGAACTATGAGGTTATGGAAAGTGAGAAGGGTTATAAGCTTATGAATTTTATTAAATATCAGTCCATGATACATACAAATTATCGTTTGATGCCACAGACTGGTAATATTTCCATTGAAATGAACCAAAAAACATATTTTTTAAGAATTTCATATTTACCATCACTAGAATTTGAAAGTATTGTCATTAGAATTCTAAACAACCATGAATTACGTTCGATTCAAGAATTAACGTATCAAAAAGAAATTCAAGATTATCTCTATTGGTTATCACGTCAAAACAATGGCTTGTTTTTAATTAGTGGCGCAACTGGATCAGGAAAGTCAACAACACTCTACACTCTTTTAAAACAGATTTTATCTGATTCTCGTAAAAATATTATCACAATTGAAGATCCTATTGAAATTCATTTGGATGGATGTTTACAAATAGAGTTAAATGAGAAAATCGGTATTACATATCATGATACTTTAAAACAAATTTTAAGACATGATCCAGATGTGATTATGATAGGTGAGATTCGTGATGAAGAAACTGCGAAAATCGCTTTGACTTGTGCTTTAACGGGGCATTTGGTATTAACAACAATTCATGCGAGTAATGCACCATTATCTATTAAAAGATTTATGAACTTAGGCATTCATGAAGCTGATATTTTAGATGTCGTAGTTGGGGTCATTTCACAACGTATGAAATATGATATCCAAAACAAAAAAGCCGTTGTTCTTTCTGAATTAATGAAGAAAAAGAAATCGAACATTATCTTTTACAAGAAAACTATTCATATTTATCTTTTCGAAAGGGCGCTTTGCAATTAGTAGACCAAGGGTTTTCAGTGAATTTGTTTCAAGAGGAGTTAAGCGATGAATAAAGATTATCTTTTATTAAAAAATCTCTATAGTTTATTGGAATCAGGATATAGTATTGAAGAAACACTTTGTTTATGTCAACAAATGATCCATCATCCTGTTGTTGATGATATGTTGAAACAGTTAAATCAAGGTGAAGCAGTTGAAACTATTTTACTACAATCTTCATTACCTGATTTATTTCAAGAATATTTTCGTTTCTTTCAAAATAAGAATTGTTTATCAGAAGCAATTAAAAAAAGTTTAGATATTTGCATGATGAAAGAAGATTATCAAAAGAAATTAAAGTCGCGATTAACATACCCTTCTATATTAATGACATTTTTATTTCTCTTTTCTTTATTTGTTGTTTTTGTTTTATTGCCTAATGTCAATCAACTTTTTATATCATTTCAGATTGAAAAATCTCTATTGATTCAAGTTTTATTTGCTTTCTTTTACATAATGCCTTGCTTTATTATTGTTTTTGTTTTTTTGGCTCTATATCTTATTATAAGGCTCGTTTATGGATTAAAGCATAAATTATATAGAGTTATTGAACTTTATCTAAAATGGCCTGTATTTAAAACAATTTTACAAAAGTATTTCTCATTAAAATTTGCTTTATATTTTCATGAATTATTAAATGAAGATATGGATAGTACAAGTGTTATTAAAGTTTTAAATGAACAAATGACGAATAGTGATTTAAAAATAGTCTTATATGAAATGAATAATCGTTTATATGGAGGTGAAAATCTAGAAGAAATTTTGGAAGATTTTGAATACTTTGATGGTTTATTTATTTCTTTTTTCAAATGTATATGAAAAATCCTCAACAAAAACATTCTTTATCTTATTACATTCAAGTGACTTTTGAATATCTGGATTATTGGATAGAAAAATTTTTAAAATATCTTATTCCAGCTATTTATTGTTTTGTCGCTATATTTGTTATTACGATTTATATCGCTATTATTATTCCAATGATGAATTCTATATCAAATATATAACAGAAAGGACAATAATTATGTTAAATAAAAAAGGATTTACTTTAATAGAAATGATCTTCTGTATTAGTGTTATTCTCATTATTTTATTACTTGTTATTCCCAATGTGACATCCAAAAATACTGTCGTCAAAAATAAAGGCTGTGATGCTCAAATTGAGGTTGTTAACTCACAGATACTTCTTTATGAAATAGAAAATGGAAAATTACCAACTAAGATTTCTGATCTTACCAGTGGCACACAGCCATATCTTACAGAAAAGCAAGGTATTTGTCCTAATGGTAAAAAGATTGCTATTAAAAATGGGCAAGCCTATGTTAAATAAATCTGGTTTTACAATGATTGAAACGCTTTTTGTTTTGATGATTATGTGCATGTTATTTTGTTTATCTATGAATATTCATATTCCACAGAAAAGTCATACCAAAAAGATTGAAGAAATAACACATTTTCTATATCAGGCTAAATTGTCAGCTATGTCACAAAAACATACTGTGACTGTAACCTTTTCTTCAAATGATATTTCTTTTGAATCAAATGATGTTTCTCACTCTTTTTGCTTGACGATAATGATTCATTTGAAGAATATCAATTGAGTTTTAATTTAAATGGAAATATTTCAGGGGCAAAAACATTAACTTATCATTGTGGGAATCAGACATATGAGTTTGTTTATCAGATTGGAAGTGGAACATTTTATGTGCGATAAAAAAGGGTCAACTCTTATAGAAAGTTTATTTGCATTTGAAATTTTTATCACTGTTATTATTCTTTTTGTTGGTTTGTTTTCAGGACTTTATGAAAAAGAAAGCACAATTCAAAAGAATTATCAGATGCTTTTAGAAAAGGAGCGTGAGTTCACATATTCACAAGATTACATAGATATCATCGAGATGGCTTTACATTAATTGAAGTCTTACTATCGCTATCCATTACACTTATAATTGTTTTAACACTTACGAGTTTATTTCATCTGATCCAATATGGATATGGTTCACATGATCAAAATAATGAAGATATTTATATTGCTGCTAAACAATGTAGTCAATACACGATTGGTACGACTTATATAGAAGCAGGCGATGTATTACGTTATAGAAATTTTGAAGGAGAAGAAACAACTTTAGAATGGAATCAACAAAGACTTGTTAAAAAACCTGGATATGAAATATTATTGTTTGATATTGATGATGTTTCATTTTCTATTGAAAATGATTTTATTTATATGCATGTTATTAGAAATCGTCAAAATTATACGTTTTTATTGACATATGCCTCATTGTGGCAGGAAGAAGGGGATAATAATGAAACTTTACCATCAGATATTCAAGAATAAACAGGGCTCTGTTTTACAAATTGTTTTAATTCTTTTTATGATTTTAACTTTATCATTATCTATGACAACTTTTTCACTGCTTCAATCTGCCCGACAATTACAAACAATTGATATTTTAATGAAACAAAAAAGATTGGAGATATCACTTGTGAAGTATTATAGTGATTGTGTACAAACAGATCTTTTACTAAGTGACAGCTATGATTTTCAAAATTATCAAATTGAAACCACTGTTGATGATTTAGGGGATTATTATGAAGTGACGACAAATATTGAAGCGCCTACGTTTCAATATTCATTCTTAACAAAAATAGAAGTACAAACCGGTGTTATTTTAAATTTTGAATATATTTAAGGAGGTCTATATGATTTATTATATTGTTTTTGGTATTTTACTACTTTGTTTTTTATTAACTTGTTATCGTGACAAAGCACCTATTGATGAAAACAAGAAATCTAAACTTAAAATTTTAACTTATAGCTTATTAGGTATTGACTTTTTAATTATTCTTTTGTTTTAAATGATATGAAAGCATGATTTGTTTTACAAGATGAAATTATTTTGCTATAATTCAAAAGAAATAATAGCAAAGGAGAGAAAATTATGGCTGTTAATATCAAAGAATTAAAAGCAGGAAATGCATATACTGAAAACAATGATTTATTTTTATGTATTTCTAACGAGCAAAACAAACAAGGTCGTTTATCAGGAAAATATATGGTAAAGAGAAAAAACATGAGAACAAGTGCGATTACTGAAGTTTCTTATAATCCAACTGCAAAAGTTGATATTGCTTTAATTGAAAAAGAAAAATGCAATATTTATATGATTCAGGAGATATGCTTGTTTTCATGGATAATGAAACATATGAACAAATAGAAATTCCTGGTAGTCGCCTTGAATGGGAAAAGAACTTTTTAAAACCATCCGATGAAGTGGAAGTGACAAGCTATCAAAGCGAAGTTTTAGGTGTTCAATTACCAATTAACGTTGCTTTCCAAATCACAGAAACAGAACCTGCAGTGAAAGGAGATACTGCTACTGGTGCTACAAAGAATGCAATCATTGAAACTGGATATCAAATCAAAGTTCCTTTATTTATCAATGAAGGAGAAATTGTTCTTGTCAATACAGTAGATGGTAAATATCAAGGAAGAGCGTAAGCTCTTTTTTCATAATTAAGCCTGTTGAATCATATAGTATATAGAAAAAGGAGAATGAATATGAATAAACAGGCTTTTACATTTTTAACATTATTTAGTCTTATCCTTGTATTATCCATCTATTATATTATGTTGCCCCCAACAGCCCAAAATGAAGTTGTCCAAAATGATATGTCTACAATTGAACAATTACAAAATCAGTTAGATAAAAAAAGAGAAGATATTATCACTAAGAACAATGAAATCATTGCAAAAGAGTCCAGTACATCCGAATCCATCAATGAAGCTTTAGAAACAATTAGTGAAACAAAGAATGTAACAGAAAAAGAAAAGTCAATTGTTACAAAACTTAATGAAATGGGATATCAAGAAAGTTATGTGGAGATTGATAATCAAACTGTGAAAATAACGATTTTAAAAAAGGAAGCAACACAAAGCGATGCATCTCAAGTGATTAAGGAAGTTTTAAATTTAGTGGGTGATTCTTATCAAGTAGAAGTTAAATTTATTGAAGAATAAAACTTGTATTTTTGTCACTTTTTATATACAATAGTAGATAGAAGAGAGGTAATGTTATGGCACATAATGAATACTATACTTATACGCAAGGTCGTGTGAATGGAAAAATTCTCATGAATGTCCAAGTGTTTGATGAAATTACAAAAAGAACTGTTAATGAAATGAAAAATGTTTCTTTAGATACATCTAAGGGAATTCAAATTCCTGGAACAAAGAAGGTTGTTAACTGTACTATCAAAGATAATGAAGTTTATATTTGTATCCATGTTCGCATTAAATATGGTGTTAATATTTCATCAATAACAAAAGAAATTCAAGAAAAAATTGCAGTAGCAGTCAAACAGATGACGGATGTTGATGTAAAACACATTAATATTGAAGTCGATAATATTGAATTCGATTAAACAAGTAAGAAATAATTTTCTTACTTTTCTTTTGTTTATTTTTAGATGTATTTGTGGTAGAATGTAATATATTTGAAAATTGTGGAGGCAACTTATTGATATGGAAAAAACACATCGAAAAACAGCAAGAGAAATTGCTACAATTTGTATTTATCAAAATTTATTAGTTGAGGCATCTCTTGATGATATGCATACTTATATATCAGAAAATGAAAAACTGGCATCAAGCGAAGATTCATTGAAATTTGCAACATGGTTAGTAGAAACAACTTTGCAAAATAAATCGTCTTATCAGGAGTTATTAGAAAAATATTTAAAGAAGGGTTGGACTTTTGAACGTTTAAGTGTCATGGAAAGAGCTATTTTACTCATTGCAACATGTGAACTCTTAGAATCAGATCTTCCTAAGACAATTGTTATTAACGAAGCAGTTGTAAATGCTAAAAAGTTCTGTGATGATGATTCTTATAAATTTATTAATGGAATTTTAGGACATATTGGATAATGGATACTCAAAAATATATCAGTGTCCAAACCTTAAATAAATATATTAAAGCTAAATTTGATCAGGATGCGTCGTTACGAAATATCTATATTACAGGAGAAATTTCAAATTTTAGACCACATCCAAGTGGTCATCTTTATTTCACTTTAAAAGATGATCATGCAAAGATTTCAGCAATTATGTTTTATTCAAATGCTAAAAAGCTTTCTTTTCAGATTGCAAATGGCATGAAAGTTTATATTCGTGCCTTTGTTTCTGTTTATGAACCAAACGGTGAATATCAGTTATATGTGCAATCTTTAGAACAAGATGGATTAGGGAAATTATTTATAGAGTTTGAAAACTTAAAAAAGAAGTTATCTAACGAGGGATTGTTTGATCAAAAACATAAA carries:
- a CDS encoding MBL fold metallo-hydrolase; this translates as MIKKLILGTMQTNCYVVYNEQHECFLIDPGAQGQKIVRFLEEKELKLKAILLTHGHFDHIGAVDYLYDRFHCPIYTQKESFEIIQQPQMNLSAMMGEPFVLKSPIMASQPTMQIAGMTIQWLLLEGHCYGSSMIYVPQENALFSGDVLFAGSIGRYDFPTSSHLTTKESLKKIKTLQFDARLLPGHGVESSLKYEQMHNPFLRS
- a CDS encoding ATPase, T2SS/T4P/T4SS family, translating into MNELFEKMIYRALNQNATDIHMLLKEDLKIQFRIFGVLKNYEVMESEKGYKLMNFIKYQSMIHTNYRLMPQTGNISIEMNQKTYFLRISYLPSLEFESIVIRILNNHELRSIQELTYQKEIQDYLYWLSRQNNGLFLISGATGSGKSTTLYTLLKQILSDSRKNIITIEDPIEIHLDGCLQIELNEKIGITYHDTLKQILRHDPDVIMIGEIRDEETAKIALTCALTGHLVLTTIHASNAPLSIKRFMNLGIHEADILDVVVGVISQRMKYDIQNKKAVVLSELMKKKKSNIIFYKKTIHIYLFERALCN
- a CDS encoding type II secretion system F family protein translates to MNKDYLLLKNLYSLLESGYSIEETLCLCQQMIHHPVVDDMLKQLNQGEAVETILLQSSLPDLFQEYFRFFQNKNCLSEAIKKSLDICMMKEDYQKKLKSRLTYPSILMTFLFLFSLFVVFVLLPNVNQLFISFQIEKSLLIQVLFAFFYIMPCFIIVFVFLALYLIIRLVYGLKHKLYRVIELYLKWPVFKTILQKYFSLKFALYFHELLNEDMDSTSVIKVLNEQMTNSDLKIVLYEMNNRLYGGENLEEILEDFEYFDGLFISFFKCI
- the comGC gene encoding competence type IV pilus major pilin ComGC: MLNKKGFTLIEMIFCISVILIILLLVIPNVTSKNTVVKNKGCDAQIEVVNSQILLYEIENGKLPTKISDLTSGTQPYLTEKQGICPNGKKIAIKNGQAYVK
- a CDS encoding prepilin-type N-terminal cleavage/methylation domain-containing protein — protein: MLNKSGFTMIETLFVLMIMCMLFCLSMNIHIPQKSHTKKIEEITHFLYQAKLSAMSQKHTVTVTFSSNDISFESNDVSHSFCLTIMIHLKNIN
- a CDS encoding ComGF family competence protein, whose product is MEVLLSLSITLIIVLTLTSLFHLIQYGYGSHDQNNEDIYIAAKQCSQYTIGTTYIEAGDVLRYRNFEGEETTLEWNQQRLVKKPGYEILLFDIDDVSFSIENDFIYMHVIRNRQNYTFLLTYASLWQEEGDNNETLPSDIQE
- a CDS encoding SpoIIIAH-like family protein — its product is MNKQAFTFLTLFSLILVLSIYYIMLPPTAQNEVVQNDMSTIEQLQNQLDKKREDIITKNNEIIAKESSTSESINEALETISETKNVTEKEKSIVTKLNEMGYQESYVEIDNQTVKITILKKEATQSDASQVIKEVLNLVGDSYQVEVKFIEE
- a CDS encoding Asp23/Gls24 family envelope stress response protein, which codes for MAHNEYYTYTQGRVNGKILMNVQVFDEITKRTVNEMKNVSLDTSKGIQIPGTKKVVNCTIKDNEVYICIHVRIKYGVNISSITKEIQEKIAVAVKQMTDVDVKHINIEVDNIEFD
- the nusB gene encoding transcription antitermination factor NusB, translated to MEKTHRKTAREIATICIYQNLLVEASLDDMHTYISENEKLASSEDSLKFATWLVETTLQNKSSYQELLEKYLKKGWTFERLSVMERAILLIATCELLESDLPKTIVINEAVVNAKKFCDDDSYKFINGILGHIG